The proteins below come from a single Drosophila teissieri strain GT53w chromosome 3L, Prin_Dtei_1.1, whole genome shotgun sequence genomic window:
- the LOC122616126 gene encoding signal recognition particle 54 kDa protein, which produces MVLADLGRKITTALHSLSKATVINEEALNSMLKEICAALLEADVNIRLVKQLRENVRAVIDFDEMAGGLNKRRMIQSAVFKELVKLVDPGVKPYQPIKGKANVVMFVGLQGSGKTTTCTKLAYHYQKRNWKSCLVCADTFRAGAYDQVKQNATKARIPFYGSYTEIDPVVIAQEGVDMFKREGFEMIIVDTSGRHKQEESLFEEMLAVSNAVSPDNIIFVMDATIGQACEAQAKAFKDKVDIGSVIITKLDGHAKGGGALSAVAATQSPIIFIGTGEHIDDLEPFKTKPFVSKLLGMGDIEGLIDKVNELKLDGNEELLEKIKHGHFTIRDMYEQFQNIMKMGPFSQFMNMIPGFSQDFMTKGGEQESMARVKRMMTMMDSMSDNELDNRDGAKLFSKQTNRCVRVAQGAGVMEREVKELIAHYTKFSAVVKKMGGVKGLFKQGDMTKNVNPTQMAKLNQQIAKMIDPRMLQQMGGVGGIQNMMRQLQNGAAGGLGGLGNLMGGFGGK; this is translated from the exons ATGGTTCTCGCGGATTTGGGTCGCAAGATAACCACGGCGCTGCACTCGCTCAGCAAGGCGACCGTAATCAATGAGGAGGCTCTTAATTCCATGCTTAAGGAGATCTGCGCGGCGCTCCTGGAGGCTGATGTTAATATCCGGCTAGTAAAGCAGCTGCGCGAGAATGTCCGTGCCGTCATTGATTTCGATGAAATGGCCGGTGGCCTGAACAAGAGGCGTATGATCCAGTCGGCTGTGTTCAAGGAGCTGGTCAAACTGGTCGATCCCGGCGTGAAACCCTACCAACCCATCAAGGGCAAAGCAAATGTGGTCATGTTTGTGGGTCTCCAGGGCTCCGGTAAGACCACCACCTGTACCAAGCTGGCGTATCACTACCAGAAGCGCAACTGGAAGTCATGTCTCGTGTGCGCGGATACCTTCCGTGCTGGCGCCTACGATCAGGTGAAGCAGAACGCCACCAAGGCACGCATTCCATTCTACGGCAGCTACACGGAAATCGATCCCGTGGTCATTGCCCAGGAGGGTGTGGATATGTTCAAGCGCGAGGGTTTCGAGATGATCATCGTGGACACCTCGGGTCGGCACAAGCAGGAGGAATCGCTGTTCGAGGAGATGTTGGCAGTGTCCAATGCCGTCAGTCCCGACAACATCATCTTCGTGATGGACGCCACCATTGGACAGGCTTGCGAGGCTCAGGCGAAGGCTTTCAAAGACAAGGTGGACATCGGTTCCGTGATCATTACCAAGTTGGATGGTCACGCCAAGGGAGGTGGTGCTCTGTCCGCTGTGGCAGCTACACAGTCGCCCATCATCTTCATCGGCACGGGCGAGCACATCGACGATCTGGAGCCCTTCAAGACGAAACCCTTCGTGAGCAAACTGCTCGGAATGGGTGACATCGAGGGACTGATAGATAAG GTCAACGAACTGAAGCTGGACGGAAACGAGGAGCTGTTAGAAAAGATCAAGCACGGCCATTTCACCATCCGCGACATGTACGAGCAGTTCCAGAACATCATGAAGATGGGCCCCTTCTCTCAGTTCATGAACATGATACCCGGCTTCTCGCAGGACTTTATGACCAAGGGCGGCGAACAGGAGTCGATGGCGCGCGTCAAGCGCATGATGACAATGATGGACAGCATGTCGGACAACGAACTGGACAATCGCGACGGAGCGAAACTCTTCAGCAAGCAGACGAACCGCTGCGTTCGTGTGGCCCAGGGAGCTGGCGTCATGGAGCGCGAGGTCAAGGAACTGATTGCTCACTATACGAAATTCTCGGCGGTGGTGAAGAAGATGGGCGGCGTCAAGGGACTTTTCAAGCAGGGCGACATGACCAAGAATGTAAATCCCACACAGATGGCCAAGCTCAACCAGCAAATAGCCAAGATGATCGATCCCCGGATGCTGCAACAGATGGGCGGCGTTGGTGGTATCCAGAACATGATGAGGCAACTGCAGAACGGAGCGGCGGGCGGTTTGGGTGGCCTGGGGAACCTGATGGGTGGCTTCGGTGGCAAGTGA
- the LOC122618189 gene encoding flap endonuclease GEN: MGVKELWGVLTPHCERKPINELRGKKVAIDLAGWVCESLNVVDYFVHPRHHLKNLFFRTCYLIWEQVTPVFVLEGVAPKLKSQVIAKRNEIQFRGVKPKNSPECTQSQAPKGDKGRSRFNHVLKQCETLLLSMGIQCVQGPGEAEAYCAFLNKHGLVDGVISQDSDCFAYGAIRVYRNFSVSTQGAQAAAGGAVDIYDMREITSRMDFGQQKIIVMALLCGCDYCPDGIGGIGKDGVLKLFNKYKETEILDRMRSWRGETNKYNALEMRVDDKSICSNCGHIGKTQSHTKSGCSVCRTHRGCDESLWKEQRLSIKAELTLRRKALLSADFPNEEIIAEFLSEPDTIPNLNLNWRQPNLVKFIKQIGHLLQWPEIYCFQKFFPILTRWQVQQTKQEKILIQPLEIIKKRTVKGVPSLELRWHDPSGIFKGLIPDKQIAEYETEHPKGIEELYYTIEPLNMLETAYPDLVAAFLKSKEKPAKKTTRKKKTAPEEEDKENEPTSKPKRVVRKKKVQPEENQPILQQFLGRKKEGTPVKAPAPPRQQCSTPITKFLPSDLESDCDAEEFDMSDIVKGIISNPSAQPALTKHDGHQLHYEPMAEDLSLRLAQMSIGNVDESPKVETKRDLSQVDQLPQSKRFSLDDSFDLLVKGDLQKLARTPVERFKMQHRISEKIPTPVKPIANISYFFNQSSDNADVFEEFMNSSLVPQDQEDDDDLVVISD, translated from the exons atgggcGTCAAGGAATTGTGGGGAGTTTTGACGCCCCATTGTGAACGTAAACCCATTAACGAACTGCGAGGAAAGAAAGTGGCCATTGACCTGGCCGGCTGGGTTTGTGAATCCCTCAATGTTGTGGACTACTTTGTGCATCCAAGGCATCATTTAAA GAACCTCTTCTTTCGCACCTGCTATTTGATTTGGGAGCAAGTTACTCCGGTCTTTGTTTTGGAAGGAGTTGCTCCGAAACTCAAGAGCCAGGTGATAGCCAAAAGGAATGAGATCCAGTTTCGGGGAGTAAAGCCAAAGAATTCACCCGAGTGCACCCAAAGTCAGGCGCCCAAGGGCGACAAGGGACGCAGCCGGTTCAACCATGTCCTCAAACAGTGCGAAACGCTGCTCCTCTCCATGGGAATCCAGTGCGTCCAAGGACCTGGCGAGGCGGAGGCCTACTGTGCCTTTCTGAACAAGCATGGT TTAGTGGACGGCGTCATTAGCCAGGATTCGGATTGCTTTGCTTACGGAGCCATACGTGTCTATCGCAACTTCTCCGTTTCCACCCAAGGAGCCCAGGCAGCCGCCGGCGGAGCTGTGGACATCTACGACATGCGGGAGATCACATCGCGTATGGACTTTGGGCAACAGAAGATCATTGTGATGGCCCTGCTCTGCGGCTGTGATTATTGTCCTGATGGCATTGGTGGAATCGGAAAGGATGGCGTCCTAAAACTATTCAACAAGTACAAGGAGACTGAGATTTTGGATAG AATGAGAAGCTGGCGCGGAGAAACCAATAAATACAATGCTCTGGAGATGCGAGTTGACGACAAATCCATTTGCAGCAATTGTGGACACATTGGCAAGACCCAGAGCCACACAAAAAGTGGCTGCAGTGTCTGCCGCACCCACAGAGGCTGCGATGAAAGTCTCTGGAA AGAACAACGATTATCCATTAAGGCCGAGTTGACTTTGCGTCGGAAAGCCTTACTATCTGCGGACTTTCCCAACGAAGAGATCATTGCCGAGTTCCTCAGCGAACCTGACACCATTCCCAATCTTAATCTCAACTGGCGACAACCAAATCTTGTCAAATTCATCAAACAAATCGGGCATCTCTTGCAGTGGCCCGAAATATACTGTTTCCAAAAATTCTTCCCCATACTCACGCGCTGGCAGGTCCAGCAAACGAAGCAGGAGAAGATACTTATCCAGCCACTCGAGATTATCAAAAAGCGAACTGTGAAAGGAGTGCCCAGCTTGGAGTTGCGTTGGCACGATCCCAGCGGCATCTTCAAAGGTCTTATTCCGGACAAACAGATTGCGGAGTACGAAACGGAGCATCCCAAGGGAATCGAGGAGCTTTACTACACCATCGAGCCATTGAACATGCTGGAGACAGCGTATCCCGATTTAGTAGCAGCCTTTTTGAAGTCCAAGGAGAAGCCCGCCAAGAAAACCACGCGAAAGAAGAAAACTGCTCCTGAAGAGGAGGACAAGGAAAACGAACCAACTTCGAAACCAAAACGAGTGGTCAGAAAGAAAAAGGTTCAGCCTGAAGAGAACCAGCCAATACTTCAGCAATTCCTAGGGCGCAAGAAAGAAGGCACTCCTGTCAAGGCTCCCGCTCCACCACGTCAGCAGTGCTCCACTCCCATTACCAAGTTCCTGCCCTCCGATCTAGAGAGCGATTGCGATGCGGAAGAGTTCGATATGTCGGACATAGTCAAAGGCATCATATCGAATCCGAGTGCCCAGCCAGCACTGACCAAACACGATGGCCACCAGCTGCATTACGAGCCCATGGCCGAGGACTTGAGTTTGCGTCTGGCGCAGATGAGTATAGGGAATGTGGACGAATCGCCCAAAGTGGAAACGAAAAGAGACCTCTCGCAAGTCGATCAACTACCGCAGAGTAAGCGCTTCTCCCTGGACGACAGTTTCGATCTGCTGGTCAAGGGAGATCTGCAGAAGCTGGCCAGGACGCCAGTAGAGCGGTTCAAGATGCAGCATCGCATCAGCGAGAAGATTCCAACGCCTGTAAAGCCCATAGCTAACATAAGTTACTTCTTTAATCAAAGTTCCGATAATGCGGATGTGTTCGAAGAGTTTATGAACTCCAGCTTGGTGCCCCAGGATCaagaggatgatgatgatctgGTGGTGATTAGTGATTAA